A genome region from Maylandia zebra isolate NMK-2024a linkage group LG6, Mzebra_GT3a, whole genome shotgun sequence includes the following:
- the LOC106675914 gene encoding protein NLRC3 isoform X2 translates to MDQCEDREEGAPPSKRAIESQTKAQRNPPGPPPRERDKSKSPPIEDLPVSAAERTHGSPAGLEAGPSCVSFKSEWSRRQPIDFKVQQVSAAERVDQESSEVQRGQTAHQTQLDSIFMLLEDNIITFVKNELKKIQKLLSPDYPECLESQREDDEKSRSREAFVKITVDFLRRLNEEELADRLLRKIPTEGYEHHFKSALKKKFQCVFEGITKAGNPTLLNQIYTELYITEGGTAEVNDEHEVRQMETASRKPDRPETTIRQEDIFKASPGRDEPIRTVLTKGVAGIGKTVLTQKFTLDWAEGKANQDFQFMFPFTFRELNVLKEEKFSLVGLVHHFFTETKEAGICSFEDVQVVFIFDGLDECRLPLDFHKTTILTDVTESTSVDVLLINLIRGKLLPSARLWITTRPAAANQIPPGFVDMVTEVRGFTDPQKNKYFRKRIGDKKQSSRIISHIKTSRSLHIMCHIPVFCWITATVLEDVLETRQGGQLPNTLTEMYIHFLVVQAKVKKVKYDGGAETDPHWSPESRKMMESLGKLAFDQLQKGNLIFYESDLTECGIDIRAASVYSGVFTQIFKEERGLYQDKVFCFIHLSVQEFLAALHVHLTFINSGLNLLEEQQTTSKNSDTRESTEKNFYQTAVDKALQTPNGHLDLFLRFLLGLSLQTNQTLLRGLLTQTGSSSQTNQEMIQYIKKTLSENLSTEKSINLFHCLNELNDRSLVEEIQQSLSSGSLSTDKLSPAQWSALVFILLSSEEDLDVFDLNKYSASEEALLRLLPVVKASNRALLSGCNLSGRSCEVLSALNFQSSSLRELDLSNNDLWDSGVRLFSAGLKNPHCKLEFLRVEPAGEQWLTPGLRKYSCQLTVDTNTVNTNLQLSDNNRKVTRVEEVQSYPDHPDRFDVRPQLLCTNGLTGRCYWEVEWGGLVDISVSYRRIRRKGETYNCVFGYNDQSWSLNCIKDGPDAVCHNNNRASISSSSSVSNRVAVYVDCPAGTLSFYRVSDTLIHLHTFNTTFTDTLYPGFWLESGASVCLC, encoded by the exons atggatcagtgtgaggacagagaggagggagcccctccctctaaaagagccattgagagccagaccaaagctcagag gaacccACCTGGACCTCCACCCAGAGAGCGTGACAAGTCTAAAAGCCCTCCCATAGAAGACCTgcctgtgtctgctgcagagag GACCCATGGGAGTCCAGCTGGACTTGAAGCTGGACCCAGCTGTGTGTCCTTCAAGAGTGAGTGGTCTAGACGTCAGCCCATTGATTTTAAAGTCCAGCAggtgtctgctgcagagag agtggaccaggAGAGCTCAGAGGTTCAACGTGGTCAGACTGcccatcaaacacagctggactccatatttatg ttgctggaggacaacatcatcacgtttgtgaagaacgagctgaagaagatccagaagcttctgagtccagattacccagaatgcttagagagtcagagggaggatgatgagaagagcagaagcagagaggcatttgtgaagatcacagtggacttcttGAGGAGActgaatgaggaggagctggctgaccgtctgctgCGCA aaATTCCCACTGAAGGTTATGAACATCATTTCAAGTCtgcactgaagaagaagttccagtgtgtgtttgagggcatcactaaagcaggaaacccaacccttctgaatcagatctacacagagctctacatcacagagggagggactgcagaggtcaatgatgaacatgaggtcagacagatggaaacagcatccaggaaaccagacagaccagaaacaaccatcagacaagaagacatctttaaagcctcacctggaagagatgaaccaatcagaactgtgctgacaaagggagtggctggcattgggaaaactgTCCTAACACAGAAGTTcaccctggactgggctgaaggcaaagccaaccaggacttCCAGTTCatgtttccattcactttcagagagctgaatgtgctgaaagaggaaaagttcagcttggtgggacttgttcatcacttctttactgaaaccaaagaagcaggaatctgcagctttgaagacgtccaggttgtgttcatctttgatggtctggatgagtgtcgacttcctctggacttccacaaaactacaatcctaactgatgTTACagagtccacctcagtggatgtgctgctgataaacctcatcagggggaaactgcttccctctgctcgcctctggataaccactcgacctgcagcagccaatcagatccctcctgggTTTGTTGACATGGTGACAGaagtcagagggttcactgacccacagaagaataagtacttcaggaagagaatTGGAGATAAGAAGCAgtccagcaggatcatctcccacatcaagacatcacgaagcctccacatcatgtgccacatcccagtcttctgctggatcactgctacagttctggaggatgtgctggaaaccagacagggaggacagctgcccaacaccctgactgagatgtacatccacttcctggtggttcaggccaaagtgaagaaggtcaagtatgatggaggagctgagacagatccacactggagtccagagagcaggaagatgatggagtctctgggaaaactggcttttgatcagctgcagaaaggaaacctgatcttctatgaatcagacctgacagagtgtggcatcgatatcagagcagcctcagtgtactcaggagtgttcacacagatctttaaagaggagagaggactgtaccaggacaaggtgttctgcttcatccatctgagtgttcaggagtttctggctgctcttcatgtccatctgaccttcatcaactctggactcaatctgctggaagaacaacaaacaacctccaAGAACTCTGACACAAGAGAATCTACAGAGAAAAACTTCTACCAAACTGCTgtggacaaggccttacagactccaaatggacacctggacttgttcctccgcttcctcctgggtctttcactgcagaccaaccAGACCCTCCTACGAGgcctgctgacacagacaggaagtagctcacagaccaatcaggaaatgatccagtacatcaagaagacactcagtgagaatctgtctacagagaaaagcatcaatctgttccactgtctgaatgaattaaatgatcgttctctagtggaggagatccagcagTCCTTGagttcaggaagtctctccacagataaactgtctcctgctcagtggtcagctctggtcttcatcttactgtcatcagaagaagatctggatgtgtttgacctgaataaatactctgcttcagaggaggctcttctgagacTGCtaccagtggtcaaagcctccaacagaGCTCT ATTGAGTGGCTGCAACCTTTCAGGGAGAAGCTGTGAAGTTCTGTCTGCTCTCAACTTCCAGTCCTCTAGTCTccgagagctggacctgagtaacaatgACCTGTGGGATTCAGGAGTGAGGCTTTTCTCTGCAGGACTGAAAAATCCACATTGTAAACTGGAATTTCTCAG ggtggagcctgctggagaacaatggttgacaccaggtctgaggaagt attcctgtcaactcacagtcgacacaaacacagtgaacacaaacctCCAACTGTccgacaacaacaggaaggtgacacgtgtggaggaggttcagtcgtatcctgatcatccagacagatttgatgttcgtCCCCAGCTGCTGTGCacaaatggtctgactggtcgctgttactgggaggttgaATGGGGAGGACTGGttgatatatcagtgagttacagaagaatcagaaggaaaggagagaCGTACAACTGTGTTTTTGGATACAacgatcagtcctggagtctgaacTGCATTAAAGatggtcctgatgctgtctgTCACAATAACAATCGagcatccatctcctcctcctcctccgtctctaacagagtagcagtgtatgtggactgtcctgctggcactctgtccttctacagagtctctgacactctgatccacctccacaccttcaacaccacattcactgatactctttatcctgggttttggTTAGAAAGTGGTGCCtcagtgtgtctgtgctga
- the LOC106675914 gene encoding NLR family CARD domain-containing protein 3 isoform X1, whose protein sequence is MDQCEDREEGAPPSKRAIESQTKAQRNPPGPPPRERDKSKSPPIEDLPVSAAERTHGSPAGLEAGPSCVSFKSEWSRRQPIDFKVQQVSAAERVDQESSEVQRGQTAHQTQLDSIFMLLEDNIITFVKNELKKIQKLLSPDYPECLESQREDDEKSRSREAFVKITVDFLRRLNEEELADRLLRKIPTEGYEHHFKSALKKKFQCVFEGITKAGNPTLLNQIYTELYITEGGTAEVNDEHEVRQMETASRKPDRPETTIRQEDIFKASPGRDEPIRTVLTKGVAGIGKTVLTQKFTLDWAEGKANQDFQFMFPFTFRELNVLKEEKFSLVGLVHHFFTETKEAGICSFEDVQVVFIFDGLDECRLPLDFHKTTILTDVTESTSVDVLLINLIRGKLLPSARLWITTRPAAANQIPPGFVDMVTEVRGFTDPQKNKYFRKRIGDKKQSSRIISHIKTSRSLHIMCHIPVFCWITATVLEDVLETRQGGQLPNTLTEMYIHFLVVQAKVKKVKYDGGAETDPHWSPESRKMMESLGKLAFDQLQKGNLIFYESDLTECGIDIRAASVYSGVFTQIFKEERGLYQDKVFCFIHLSVQEFLAALHVHLTFINSGLNLLEEQQTTSKNSDTRESTEKNFYQTAVDKALQTPNGHLDLFLRFLLGLSLQTNQTLLRGLLTQTGSSSQTNQEMIQYIKKTLSENLSTEKSINLFHCLNELNDRSLVEEIQQSLSSGSLSTDKLSPAQWSALVFILLSSEEDLDVFDLNKYSASEEALLRLLPVVKASNRALLSGCNLSGRSCEVLSALNFQSSSLRELDLSNNDLWDSGVRLFSAGLKNPHCKLEFLSLSGCLITEEGCTSLASALSSNPSHLRELDLSYNHPGDSGMKLLLAGLKDPDWRLDTLRVEPAGEQWLTPGLRKYSCQLTVDTNTVNTNLQLSDNNRKVTRVEEVQSYPDHPDRFDVRPQLLCTNGLTGRCYWEVEWGGLVDISVSYRRIRRKGETYNCVFGYNDQSWSLNCIKDGPDAVCHNNNRASISSSSSVSNRVAVYVDCPAGTLSFYRVSDTLIHLHTFNTTFTDTLYPGFWLESGASVCLC, encoded by the exons atggatcagtgtgaggacagagaggagggagcccctccctctaaaagagccattgagagccagaccaaagctcagag gaacccACCTGGACCTCCACCCAGAGAGCGTGACAAGTCTAAAAGCCCTCCCATAGAAGACCTgcctgtgtctgctgcagagag GACCCATGGGAGTCCAGCTGGACTTGAAGCTGGACCCAGCTGTGTGTCCTTCAAGAGTGAGTGGTCTAGACGTCAGCCCATTGATTTTAAAGTCCAGCAggtgtctgctgcagagag agtggaccaggAGAGCTCAGAGGTTCAACGTGGTCAGACTGcccatcaaacacagctggactccatatttatg ttgctggaggacaacatcatcacgtttgtgaagaacgagctgaagaagatccagaagcttctgagtccagattacccagaatgcttagagagtcagagggaggatgatgagaagagcagaagcagagaggcatttgtgaagatcacagtggacttcttGAGGAGActgaatgaggaggagctggctgaccgtctgctgCGCA aaATTCCCACTGAAGGTTATGAACATCATTTCAAGTCtgcactgaagaagaagttccagtgtgtgtttgagggcatcactaaagcaggaaacccaacccttctgaatcagatctacacagagctctacatcacagagggagggactgcagaggtcaatgatgaacatgaggtcagacagatggaaacagcatccaggaaaccagacagaccagaaacaaccatcagacaagaagacatctttaaagcctcacctggaagagatgaaccaatcagaactgtgctgacaaagggagtggctggcattgggaaaactgTCCTAACACAGAAGTTcaccctggactgggctgaaggcaaagccaaccaggacttCCAGTTCatgtttccattcactttcagagagctgaatgtgctgaaagaggaaaagttcagcttggtgggacttgttcatcacttctttactgaaaccaaagaagcaggaatctgcagctttgaagacgtccaggttgtgttcatctttgatggtctggatgagtgtcgacttcctctggacttccacaaaactacaatcctaactgatgTTACagagtccacctcagtggatgtgctgctgataaacctcatcagggggaaactgcttccctctgctcgcctctggataaccactcgacctgcagcagccaatcagatccctcctgggTTTGTTGACATGGTGACAGaagtcagagggttcactgacccacagaagaataagtacttcaggaagagaatTGGAGATAAGAAGCAgtccagcaggatcatctcccacatcaagacatcacgaagcctccacatcatgtgccacatcccagtcttctgctggatcactgctacagttctggaggatgtgctggaaaccagacagggaggacagctgcccaacaccctgactgagatgtacatccacttcctggtggttcaggccaaagtgaagaaggtcaagtatgatggaggagctgagacagatccacactggagtccagagagcaggaagatgatggagtctctgggaaaactggcttttgatcagctgcagaaaggaaacctgatcttctatgaatcagacctgacagagtgtggcatcgatatcagagcagcctcagtgtactcaggagtgttcacacagatctttaaagaggagagaggactgtaccaggacaaggtgttctgcttcatccatctgagtgttcaggagtttctggctgctcttcatgtccatctgaccttcatcaactctggactcaatctgctggaagaacaacaaacaacctccaAGAACTCTGACACAAGAGAATCTACAGAGAAAAACTTCTACCAAACTGCTgtggacaaggccttacagactccaaatggacacctggacttgttcctccgcttcctcctgggtctttcactgcagaccaaccAGACCCTCCTACGAGgcctgctgacacagacaggaagtagctcacagaccaatcaggaaatgatccagtacatcaagaagacactcagtgagaatctgtctacagagaaaagcatcaatctgttccactgtctgaatgaattaaatgatcgttctctagtggaggagatccagcagTCCTTGagttcaggaagtctctccacagataaactgtctcctgctcagtggtcagctctggtcttcatcttactgtcatcagaagaagatctggatgtgtttgacctgaataaatactctgcttcagaggaggctcttctgagacTGCtaccagtggtcaaagcctccaacagaGCTCT ATTGAGTGGCTGCAACCTTTCAGGGAGAAGCTGTGAAGTTCTGTCTGCTCTCAACTTCCAGTCCTCTAGTCTccgagagctggacctgagtaacaatgACCTGTGGGATTCAGGAGTGAGGCTTTTCTCTGCAGGACTGAAAAATCCACATTGTAAACTGGAATTTCTCAG tctgtcaggctgtctgatcacagaggaaggctgtacgtctctggcctcagctctgagctccaacccctcccatctgagagagctggacctgagttaCAATCATCCAGGAGACTCGggaatgaagctgctgttggctggactgaaggatccagactggagactggacactctcag ggtggagcctgctggagaacaatggttgacaccaggtctgaggaagt attcctgtcaactcacagtcgacacaaacacagtgaacacaaacctCCAACTGTccgacaacaacaggaaggtgacacgtgtggaggaggttcagtcgtatcctgatcatccagacagatttgatgttcgtCCCCAGCTGCTGTGCacaaatggtctgactggtcgctgttactgggaggttgaATGGGGAGGACTGGttgatatatcagtgagttacagaagaatcagaaggaaaggagagaCGTACAACTGTGTTTTTGGATACAacgatcagtcctggagtctgaacTGCATTAAAGatggtcctgatgctgtctgTCACAATAACAATCGagcatccatctcctcctcctcctccgtctctaacagagtagcagtgtatgtggactgtcctgctggcactctgtccttctacagagtctctgacactctgatccacctccacaccttcaacaccacattcactgatactctttatcctgggttttggTTAGAAAGTGGTGCCtcagtgtgtctgtgctga